The following are encoded together in the Planococcus antarcticus DSM 14505 genome:
- the parC gene encoding DNA topoisomerase IV subunit A yields MTQTERYQDLPLEEVIGDRFGRYSKYIIQDRALPDARDGLKPVQRRILYAMYHEGNTNDKAFRKSAKTVGNVIGNYHPHGDSSVYEAMVRLSQDWKIRHMLVEMHGNNGSMDGDSPAAMRYTEARLSAISSELLRDIDKRTVDFIPNFDDSDMEPTVLPARFPNLLVNGSTGISAGYATDIPPHALHEVLDAVLMRMDNPQATVAELMTVIKGPDFPTGGIIQGLDGIRKAYETGKGKIIVRSKAQIEPLKGGKEQIVVTEIPFEVNKANMIKKIDDHRFDRKLEGISEVRDESDRSGLRIVIELKKDVQANGILSYLYKNTDLQVSYNFNMVAIYKRRPTMMTLQTMLDAYIEHQKEVITKRSEFDLQKASDRMHIVEGLMKALSILDKVIKTIRSSKDKRDAKNNLIASFDFSEAQSEAIVSLQLYRLTNTDITDLQKEENDLKKLIAELTGILTSPTKLKNIIKKELASIRKQFAEPRRSVIEDKIEEITITREIMIPSEEVVVTITKEGYVKRTSTRSHAASNGKDFAMKESDYLLFEGNLNTQHTILIFTTAGNFVFQPINELPDIKWKDLGQHLSSIVQLDANESVLAVYPFEKFDADASILTVSKLGQVKRSALKDYQIQRYSRAIKTMNLKSDDAMIYATLVTKETELFIGTKQAYGVRFPLDEVPLTGLRTGGVKGVNLKDGDEAVSAVMIDPEVKQELVLITHRGAAKKMKLQEFESGNRAKRGVVMLRELKSNPHRVVAVIGATGKEEIILETAKGIRISLVANSLKNVDRYSNGSFIADEATDGQVNSAYRFERKE; encoded by the coding sequence CGGGTTAAAACCTGTTCAGCGCAGAATTTTATATGCGATGTACCATGAAGGCAATACTAACGATAAAGCGTTTCGTAAATCGGCCAAAACCGTTGGTAACGTTATCGGCAACTATCATCCACACGGAGACAGCTCGGTTTATGAAGCGATGGTGCGATTGAGCCAGGACTGGAAAATTCGCCATATGCTCGTTGAAATGCACGGCAATAACGGCTCGATGGATGGTGATTCACCAGCTGCAATGCGTTACACAGAAGCCCGTTTGTCTGCCATTTCTTCCGAATTGCTGCGCGACATTGATAAACGCACAGTGGATTTTATTCCGAACTTTGATGATTCCGATATGGAACCGACTGTTTTGCCGGCCCGTTTCCCGAACCTGTTGGTCAACGGATCGACCGGTATTTCTGCCGGTTACGCCACCGATATCCCACCGCATGCGCTTCATGAAGTGCTCGATGCCGTATTGATGCGCATGGACAATCCACAAGCGACTGTTGCTGAACTGATGACCGTCATTAAGGGGCCGGATTTCCCGACAGGCGGCATTATCCAGGGACTGGACGGCATCCGTAAAGCTTACGAAACTGGCAAAGGCAAGATCATCGTCCGTTCAAAAGCCCAAATAGAACCGTTAAAAGGCGGAAAAGAGCAAATTGTCGTTACGGAAATTCCTTTTGAAGTCAATAAAGCCAATATGATCAAGAAAATCGATGATCACCGCTTTGACCGCAAGCTTGAAGGCATCTCTGAAGTGCGGGATGAATCCGATAGAAGCGGTTTGCGCATTGTCATCGAATTGAAAAAAGATGTGCAAGCCAACGGGATTTTAAGCTATCTTTACAAAAATACCGATCTGCAAGTCAGCTACAACTTCAATATGGTCGCTATCTATAAGCGTCGTCCGACAATGATGACTTTGCAGACGATGCTGGATGCCTATATCGAACATCAGAAAGAAGTCATCACCAAGCGTTCGGAATTCGATCTGCAAAAAGCTAGTGATCGCATGCATATTGTGGAAGGCTTGATGAAAGCTTTGTCGATTCTGGATAAAGTCATCAAAACCATCCGTTCTTCAAAAGACAAACGCGATGCCAAGAACAACTTGATTGCGTCGTTTGATTTCTCTGAAGCGCAGTCCGAAGCGATTGTGTCCTTGCAATTATACCGACTGACCAATACCGACATCACCGACCTGCAAAAAGAAGAAAACGATCTGAAGAAACTGATCGCTGAATTGACGGGTATCCTGACTAGCCCGACCAAATTGAAAAATATCATCAAGAAAGAATTAGCAAGCATCCGTAAGCAATTCGCCGAACCACGCCGTTCGGTTATTGAAGACAAGATCGAAGAAATCACCATCACACGTGAAATCATGATTCCAAGTGAAGAAGTGGTAGTGACAATCACGAAAGAAGGCTATGTTAAGCGGACCAGTACACGTTCGCATGCGGCTTCAAACGGCAAGGACTTTGCGATGAAAGAATCGGATTACTTGCTGTTCGAAGGCAATTTGAATACGCAGCATACGATTCTGATTTTTACCACGGCTGGGAACTTCGTTTTCCAACCGATCAACGAGTTGCCTGATATCAAATGGAAAGATCTTGGACAGCATTTATCCAGCATCGTGCAATTGGATGCTAATGAATCTGTTCTTGCGGTTTATCCATTCGAGAAATTTGATGCAGATGCTAGTATCCTAACCGTTTCAAAACTAGGCCAGGTCAAACGTTCGGCTTTGAAGGATTATCAGATTCAGCGCTATTCACGCGCCATTAAGACAATGAATCTAAAATCAGACGATGCGATGATTTATGCGACATTAGTGACCAAAGAAACAGAATTATTCATCGGTACAAAGCAAGCCTACGGTGTCCGTTTCCCACTGGACGAAGTTCCACTGACCGGACTTCGTACCGGAGGGGTCAAAGGCGTCAACTTGAAGGACGGCGACGAGGCCGTTTCAGCTGTCATGATTGACCCGGAAGTGAAGCAGGAGCTTGTGTTGATCACTCATCGCGGGGCGGCGAAGAAAATGAAGCTGCAGGAATTTGAAAGCGGCAACCGTGCGAAGCGTGGTGTTGTCATGCTTCGGGAATTAAAATCTAACCCTCACCGTGTGGTAGCTGTAATTGGCGCGACCGGAAAAGAAGAAATTATTTTGGAAACTGCCAAAGGTATTCGAATCTCTTTGGTTGCTAATTCATTGAAAAACGTAGATCGTTATTCGAATGGTTCATTTATTGCGGATGAGGCAACAGATGGGCAAGTGAATTCTGCCTATCGTTTTGAAAGAAAAGAATAA
- the ilvA gene encoding threonine ammonia-lyase IlvA, with product MTKTNITELDREVTFSKVSVEEIMVANQALKDVVIKTPLQKNELLSARYGCNVYLKREDLQVVRSFKLRGAYNFIRSLNAPERAKGVVCASAGNHAQGVAYSCFALGIEGKIFMPLTTPRQKVSQVKRFGGDKVSVVLTGDSFDDSFTAAMEYCTEEEKIFVHPFNDNRIIAGQGTVAVEILNDMQESVDYLFCAIGGGGLASGVGSYLKGISPSTKLIGVEPAGAAGMKTSLANGQVTRLDTVDTFVDGAAVKQVGDLSMAICSEVLDDIALVPEGKVCTTILQLYNENAIVAEPAGALSIAALDFYKDDIRGKNVVCVISGGNNDIERMQEIKEKSLIYEGLKHYFIVTFPQRAGALRKFMEQVLGETDDITHFEYTKRTNREEGPVLVGIELKCREDYEPLVKRMAENGFPYKDINNDSLLFNLLI from the coding sequence ATGACTAAAACCAACATCACAGAGCTTGACAGGGAAGTGACTTTTTCAAAAGTATCTGTGGAAGAAATCATGGTTGCTAACCAAGCACTTAAGGATGTCGTCATCAAGACGCCATTGCAAAAAAATGAGCTGCTGTCCGCACGATATGGCTGCAATGTTTACTTGAAGCGCGAGGATTTGCAGGTAGTTCGATCCTTTAAGCTACGTGGTGCCTATAATTTCATCCGCAGCTTGAATGCTCCGGAACGCGCCAAAGGAGTGGTATGTGCAAGCGCCGGCAATCATGCACAAGGTGTCGCTTACTCATGCTTTGCACTCGGCATCGAAGGGAAAATCTTTATGCCACTGACGACGCCACGCCAAAAAGTGTCGCAGGTCAAACGTTTTGGGGGTGACAAGGTATCGGTTGTCTTGACAGGAGACTCCTTTGACGACTCTTTTACAGCGGCGATGGAATATTGTACAGAAGAAGAAAAAATCTTTGTTCATCCTTTTAATGACAACCGCATCATTGCAGGACAAGGAACGGTTGCTGTGGAAATTCTCAATGATATGCAGGAATCGGTCGATTATTTGTTTTGTGCAATTGGCGGCGGCGGATTGGCGTCAGGCGTAGGCTCTTACCTAAAAGGCATCAGCCCTTCGACTAAACTGATTGGCGTCGAACCAGCGGGGGCTGCCGGCATGAAAACTTCGCTGGCCAATGGTCAAGTGACGCGCCTCGACACGGTTGATACCTTTGTTGACGGGGCTGCGGTCAAACAGGTCGGTGATCTTTCCATGGCTATCTGTTCCGAGGTACTAGATGACATCGCACTGGTCCCAGAAGGCAAGGTCTGCACAACCATTTTGCAGCTGTATAACGAAAATGCCATAGTCGCAGAACCAGCTGGCGCTTTGTCCATAGCCGCTCTTGATTTCTATAAAGATGACATTAGAGGCAAAAACGTGGTATGCGTCATCAGTGGGGGCAATAACGACATTGAGCGGATGCAGGAAATAAAGGAAAAGTCCTTGATCTATGAAGGGCTCAAGCATTATTTCATCGTCACATTCCCGCAACGTGCAGGCGCACTTCGCAAATTTATGGAACAAGTGCTGGGTGAAACCGATGACATCACCCATTTCGAATACACGAAACGAACAAACCGCGAAGAAGGCCCGGTTCTAGTCGGCATCGAACTGAAATGCCGA